The segment ATCCTCGTTTGCATCGGACGGTTGGGAAGCGACGGGCGATTCCGACAAGTCCGTCGTCGGCATCGCTGGGGGGGCGACGTTGGCAGCGACTTCCTGCACGAGCGGGTCCAGGTGGACCCGGATCGTTTGATCATTGGCGGCGTCCACCTGAAACTCCTGCGTAAACGTCTGGAACCCCCCCTTCACCACCTTCAGCTTGTGCGTCTTTTGATCGGCGCTGACGATCACCGGCTCTTGTCCTTGACCGGTCTTGATCGTGAGTCGCTTTTCGTCATCGACCAAGACTTCGGCGCCGGCTAGTTCGGGCTGGTCGATCTCCAGGATGATCGTGCCATGCGGCGTCTTGACCTTAAGTAGGAAGCCGGCGGCGAGGGCCATGCCGAACAGCGCGAGCAGGCAAAACGTCGCGACGGGCCATCGCGGCTGCTTGTGCGCAGGGGCGAGTTGATGAGCCGTTGCGGTCAGGTCGCGATTGGTGTCGATCGCCGTCGCCGTTTCGACGAACTCGGTCGGGATCGGCGCTTGGTACTCGTGAGGAACGGGCGAAAACTCAGGAATATCCAGCGTCGCCAGGTCTTCCAGCAGCTGCGTCATGCTCTGGTAGCGATCTTCCGGCTTCTTGGCGACCATGCGGTGGAAGACCCGATTGACTTGCGGCGTAAAGCGATCCCCTTCCAGATCAGGAGCCTCCTTTTCTCGGTGGGCGATCAGCATTTTGTAGGTGGTGTCTTCCATGAAAATTGGCCGCCCCTTCAACAGATAATAGAGGGTGCAGCCGAGCGAATAGATGTCGCTGCGGGCGTCGGCGTCGCGGGTGTCGATCGCTTGTTCCGGCGCCAGATAGGCGACAGTTCCCATTACGGCGCCGGCCATCGTCAGATCGAACGACTCGGCCGGTTGCGGTTGAGACGGCGACGCGTCCATGCGAGCCAGGCCCATATCGAGAATCTTGACGTTCCCTTCCCGATCGACCAGCAAGTTCGCCGGTTTGATGTCGCGATGAACAATCCCCATGTTGTGGGCGTGTTGCAGACCGCGGGCGGCTTGTGCGATGTAGTCGAACGCCTTGGCGGGAGGAAGCGGACCTTGGAGGCGAACGAGCTTCGCCAGATCGGTTCCGTCGACGTACGACATCACCAGAAAGTGAACCCCTTTGTCGGTATGGGCGTCGAACGCCGTCACGATGTTGGGGTGTTCAAGGCGTGCCGCCGCTTTTACCTCGCGGTGGAAACGTTTGATTTTGTCAGGCGAGTCGAGCGCCTCTTGCGGAAGAATCTTCAGGGCGACGATTCGATCCATCCGTTGATGCAGCGCCTTAAAAACGGCGCCCATTCCGCCGGCGCCGATTTCATCCAATAAGACGTAGCGATCGAGGGCCAGCGGCAGGTCTCTGCGCTGCAGCAGGACAGTCGCTTGAAACAGCGTCAGCTTTTTTTCGCCGACCAGTTGCGATGCGAACGAGTGGGCGTCATGGGCAGGGTAAAGACGCTGGAGCTCCGAAATGGAGTCCTGCGTCAGCAGTCCCGAATCTGCGAGTCGCGTGCGGAACTCGGCGAGATCCATGCCGGTCTGGGGAAGCGGCGAAAGGCCGCCGCGGGTGACGAGCGTGCTCTTGTCCGACTGATTCAGGAAGTTGACGACCGTGTCTTCTTCTTTCTCAATCCAATCCGTCGCCTTCAAATCGCTGATCAGTTCCGCAAGTTCAGCGGCAAGTTCTGGGCAATCGCGACAAAGTTCTTCAGGTGAGATCTCTTCCCCTTGCTGCCGTCGCAAGCCCCATTCGACCAGCAGCTCTTCAAGTTGATCCTGTTGATCCATGCGCGGTCCCTTTAAGGGTTAGCTCCTTTTAGCGTTCGCTGGAGAAAAATACGGGCGCGATAGTAGCGGCGCAGGACGGTTCTCGTGGAGATGCCCAGTAGATCGGCCGCCTCGCGTTGCGTCGTTCCGGCGTACCAAAGCAGCTGAAATACCTCGCGTTCTTCCTCCGGCAGTTGTTCGACCGTTTCGTGAAACTGCGACCAAAATAGTAGGTTTTCCGGCGAATCGCTTTTGGCGACGGCAGGGACGTCCGGGTCAGAGGCATGATTGGCGCCATGCCCCTGCGGTCCGAAATAGTGTCGTCCGAGGTCGATCAGCGTTCGCCGGATTTGCGTCGCGGCAAGTCCAAAGAATTCACGGACCGATCGTGGACGGACCGAAGACAAGGATTGGTGCAGGCGGATGGCGGACATCTGAAAAACGTCGTCCGTCTCTTCCCACCGCCGCAGCTTGGGATACCCCTTCAGCATCTTGCTGGCAAGCTTGTGGAGTCGAAGCGATGCAAGGGCCAGAAGTTCCTGGTACGCCTCGTCATCTCCCCGGTCCAACAAGGCCTGGAGTTGCATCGTGCTGATCTGGGATTCCGCCATTTCCGCCATACGTCGCCTGCATGCTGGTCATAGAGCTAAACGTAGATAGGTATCACTCTAATGGGGCATTCGGGCGTCGGCAATCCTGATCTTCATTAAAGCTAAGCGAGTGGGAATTACGCTTGCTGACAGGAAATGTGAAGATTTTTTTCGGCGATGATGTGCGAACGACGGACGGGGGGCCTTCCCCGCTTAAAACGCCGCTTGTCGAGCTCGAAATCCCTTCGCTATCTCGGGCTTTCTGGCATCCATTGGGTAAGCAAGCGAACCGGCGACGCCGCTCGTCGAGCGAGGCTACGAGTTTTCCGACCACTTTTGGCGCACGCGCGACAAGCGTCGCTCGACGGTACGCAGAGAGATGCTGAATTTCGCGGCGATTTCGTGGTTGGCGTAGCCTTCCTGCTTGGCCACCGTCACACTTCGCAGTCCTTCGTCGAGGCCAGCGAGTCGCTGCTCGACTTCTTCAATCAGCTGTAGAGGGCATGGGAGGTCGGTCGAATTGGTCGCCAAGTTCTGCTGTGCGTCGGCGGCGATCGTTCGATACGTCACTAGGGCGAACCCTAGATTCTGCCTGCGGTGTTCGTAACGCCGTAGATCGATCGCCTTTCGTGACGTGATCTTCAGCAAAACCTTCCACATGCTGAGTTGGTCGTGCAGTTGGGGAAAGCGTCTCTCTTGGATCGCCTGACAAAAACTCTTGATCGCGTCGGAGGCGACGTCCTCCTCGTCCGCGATCCGTTTCGGCGCACCTTCGAGTCTTTTTCTCGCCAACGCCAAGACGCGTGGATAGCACCGTATCCACATTTCGCGAACCGTTTCTTCATCGCCATCTTTCAGCCGCTCCAGAAACGCGGCGAAGGACGCGTTTGAATTCATGCTTGTCTCCCCAGCAGTCTTGGAGGCGAGTCATTGGAATCGACCAACGTCGCGATTCCAGTTCTCGCGCTCTTTGCGGCGCCTACTAAGTTATGCGAGAGGTTGGGGGGCGATTGGACGGAGATTTCAAAACTTTTTTTGACTTCTTTGGCGGAGATTGCCAAGCTCAAGCGTTGAACTAATAGGGCAAGCTCTATTTTCGCACCTCATCGCAATAATCTAGTCAGAATTCATGGGGGATAAGTAATGAATTACGAACCCACTTCTCTTGCCGTGCGAACGTTGGACGATCGCAACTCAAAAGGGAAAAACGAGTCGCAGCGACATGGCGTATTCGATCCCGATTCAGCCAAGCGGAACTCCCTATACCTCTTCGCCTTATGTTCGCTGGCGGGCGCCGTTTTCGCCGTCGCGCTGCTGGTTTTGCTCTACTTCGACCAAGACCCTAACTCCGGTTCGATTTCGCCGTCACAAGTCGCTGCGGCCGAAGTTGAAATCGAAGTGCCGGCAGCGCTAGAGACGCCCCCTCTGCAAAACCATGATCAACCCCAACTGCAGGAATCGGCGCAAAGTCCCAACGGTGAAGATCCAAAGTTGGCGCCAGACTCGGAAGCGAAAGACTCGGACATCGAAGGGGACGCAGACGTTGCGGTACCGCTAGAAAGCGAGACGCCGGACGCGGCGATAAGCGTGCCGGAGATTGCCGCTCCGGCCAAGCTGCCGGACGTCGTCGCTCAACTTACGACGGTTGACGGCGCTCCTTATTCTTTGGGGCGGCTTGTGGTTCAGTTCGATGCGGACTCGACGGTTGTGCGAAAAGCGGATGAAACGTATTTGTTGCGATCGCCCGACGCGAAACTGCGTTACCCGACGTTCGAGGAAGCGTATCGAGATCGAGACGAGAAGTCGAACGCCGAGCTCGCTACGCTCACGATTCATTTTCTGTATTTGGATAAAAAGCCCCCACAGACCTTCGAGTTGAATTGGGGAGAGCAAACGCCGATTACCATCGCTCCCACGCTTGAAGCGGAAGATGTTGTCAGCTTTGACGAACTCGCCGACGCTTGGTGGAATCGATTTTCGCAACCTTCCGAGATGCTGCAGGGGGAATTGTTCGATTTCGATCAGGACCTGAAACATGTGGTTGCGACTCGCACCGGACGAGCGTTGACCAATCGTTCGCACTCGTCGCAGAAAAGCAGTTCGACTAGCCAGATGGAAGCTGGGTTCGAAAGCGTGGTTAAGACGCTGTTTGGCATCGATTCGGTGCTGCTGTCGATGCCCGACTACCAGATCACATCAAATCTCGATTCTGACGAGAACCGAAGTCTCCCCTTGCCTGCTCCGCTGCGGCTGAATTCGGTGACGCCGCCAAGCTTTTCTACGCAGATGCCGATGGAGCGAATTGCGGCCTATGTGCCGAAAGAGTGTTTCTACGTTCGCTGCGGAAACGTGGCCAACTATCGTTGGTTGCGAAGTTTTCTGGTCGAGTGGGGCGGGAGCCTGGATGAGATCGTTTCGACGCCGACGATCGATTATCGAACGCGCGAAAAACTAGAGCGCCAGCTCGCTCTCGATTACGAACAGATTCAAGAGGAGGGCCTGGAGAAGAGCGTGTCGGATCTTGCGCTGATTGGGACTGATCTCTTATTCCATGAAGGAGCTGGCGTCGGGGTCTTATTCGAGGCGATTGACTCCGCCGCGGTTCATGAACTCGTACTCTCGCAACGCAAAGCGACTCAGCGAGACGAGCCAAACGCGACCGAGAAAACGCTCATTCTCGCCGGTCAGCCAGTGATGTTGCTCTCGACGCCTGATAATTCGGTCCGATCGTATTATGTGAACGTCGGACGGTATCACCTTGTCACCAACAGCGAGTACGTCGCCAAAAAATTTCTCGGGGTGCGAGCCTCCACCGCGGGGCTCAGCGACTTGCGTGAATTTCAGTACGCTCGCGCCAAAGTCCCGCTCGATTCGTCGGAGCGAGTCTTCATTTATTTGTCCGATCCGTTTTTCCGCCATCTCGCTAGCCCCGAGTATCGGATCGAACTTCTTCGTCGAGCGAAAGCGACCGCCGAGATCAAACGAGCGAATGCCGCCTTGTTGGTCGCTCGCTCCGAAGGATTTGAAGTCGACGCAATCGATCAATTGATATCGCTCGGTTATCTGCCTGCCGAATTCGCTACGCGAAACGAAGGGGAAGAGCTGGTGATGGGCCAGCGGGGCTTTATCGACGCTGCGCGGGGAACGCTCGGCGCCTTCGTTCCCGTTCCGGATCGAGAAGTCGGATTGATCTCTTCTCAGGAGCTCGCCAACTACCGAGCCTTTGCGGCTCGTTATCAGCAACAGTGGAACATCGCCGATCCAGTCGTCGTCAGTCTGGCGAATCGTCCCGGGGACCGGCCCGACGAACAAGTCGTCGGGGTGAAGATCTGCGTAACTCCCTATGCACAACAGCGCTATCGGTTCTTAGCCACGAATCTGGCGACGAACTATCAGAAGGTTGCGCCGCTGCCGGACGATCTAATGGGAATTAGCGCGTCGCTTCACGGCGGGGGCTTGTCGCGGCAGCTACGGATTGGAATCCAGGATGCGGACGTTCCCTTTGAGGTGGTCGAGGGCGAGGTGGTTACGAAAGGAGCGTTCGCGGGACGGACGTTGTTCGGGCAAAACCTCTATGCGGCGGTGAACCCTGGAGGAGACGCGAGCATGGATCAAGTCCATAGTTTCGCTCAGGAATTGAAGCTTGTTCCCAACTACGGCATGGAAGCGAGAGTGGCAGGCGCCTTGTTGTCGGTGATTATCGGCAGTCAGCGGTTCGCCAATTTCTTTGATTACGTGCGAAGTCGGCACGTAACCAGCCGTCCCAGCTGGTCGGTCGCGGCAGGACGATTAGAACTGCGGAGAAAGGTACTTCCGCAACTGAGCGTCGAGCGCCAAAACCAAGATTCCCAAATCGAGTTTGCGGCGAAGGATGTCGGAAAATCGCAAGCGGCGCCATACATTCGCGCCTATACCTATGTGGAAGCGCGCAAAGCGTCGGCACGCAATGCGGTCTTTTTGGACCAATTGTCGCAGCAACTGGCGCTGTCGCCGCAGGACGCGGAATTGGGCGTGGGCTTACTTTGCCGTGGCAAGCTCATCTGTCCCTTGGGGGGAAGATACGTGCTCGCTGACGACGCGGAGAATCGCGGATGGACGAGTACCGCTTGGGAGACTCCCAGTTACCAAGAAGTCGCCGCGGTTCCCAACGGATATCAGTTCGCATTCATGGAAT is part of the Blastopirellula sediminis genome and harbors:
- a CDS encoding ECF-type sigma factor codes for the protein MNSNASFAAFLERLKDGDEETVREMWIRCYPRVLALARKRLEGAPKRIADEEDVASDAIKSFCQAIQERRFPQLHDQLSMWKVLLKITSRKAIDLRRYEHRRQNLGFALVTYRTIAADAQQNLATNSTDLPCPLQLIEEVEQRLAGLDEGLRSVTVAKQEGYANHEIAAKFSISLRTVERRLSRVRQKWSENS
- a CDS encoding RNA polymerase sigma factor, whose amino-acid sequence is MAESQISTMQLQALLDRGDDEAYQELLALASLRLHKLASKMLKGYPKLRRWEETDDVFQMSAIRLHQSLSSVRPRSVREFFGLAATQIRRTLIDLGRHYFGPQGHGANHASDPDVPAVAKSDSPENLLFWSQFHETVEQLPEEEREVFQLLWYAGTTQREAADLLGISTRTVLRRYYRARIFLQRTLKGANP
- a CDS encoding CARDB domain-containing protein gives rise to the protein MNYEPTSLAVRTLDDRNSKGKNESQRHGVFDPDSAKRNSLYLFALCSLAGAVFAVALLVLLYFDQDPNSGSISPSQVAAAEVEIEVPAALETPPLQNHDQPQLQESAQSPNGEDPKLAPDSEAKDSDIEGDADVAVPLESETPDAAISVPEIAAPAKLPDVVAQLTTVDGAPYSLGRLVVQFDADSTVVRKADETYLLRSPDAKLRYPTFEEAYRDRDEKSNAELATLTIHFLYLDKKPPQTFELNWGEQTPITIAPTLEAEDVVSFDELADAWWNRFSQPSEMLQGELFDFDQDLKHVVATRTGRALTNRSHSSQKSSSTSQMEAGFESVVKTLFGIDSVLLSMPDYQITSNLDSDENRSLPLPAPLRLNSVTPPSFSTQMPMERIAAYVPKECFYVRCGNVANYRWLRSFLVEWGGSLDEIVSTPTIDYRTREKLERQLALDYEQIQEEGLEKSVSDLALIGTDLLFHEGAGVGVLFEAIDSAAVHELVLSQRKATQRDEPNATEKTLILAGQPVMLLSTPDNSVRSYYVNVGRYHLVTNSEYVAKKFLGVRASTAGLSDLREFQYARAKVPLDSSERVFIYLSDPFFRHLASPEYRIELLRRAKATAEIKRANAALLVARSEGFEVDAIDQLISLGYLPAEFATRNEGEELVMGQRGFIDAARGTLGAFVPVPDREVGLISSQELANYRAFAARYQQQWNIADPVVVSLANRPGDRPDEQVVGVKICVTPYAQQRYRFLATNLATNYQKVAPLPDDLMGISASLHGGGLSRQLRIGIQDADVPFEVVEGEVVTKGAFAGRTLFGQNLYAAVNPGGDASMDQVHSFAQELKLVPNYGMEARVAGALLSVIIGSQRFANFFDYVRSRHVTSRPSWSVAAGRLELRRKVLPQLSVERQNQDSQIEFAAKDVGKSQAAPYIRAYTYVEARKASARNAVFLDQLSQQLALSPQDAELGVGLLCRGKLICPLGGRYVLADDAENRGWTSTAWETPSYQEVAAVPNGYQFAFMEWLHSMNVGFKLDRTSLTSDIELAVSGTYIAPPVSEQVVSAAPVASVAQAPSQRTVEKMPMPLIPSTPVEPATPVEPAISVEPVKKLGPDLTISSLNAEIVARDTVRYVYTITNNGDETAVIRGRSSNAAGTVCIQAFLSEDMVLGNAGDRPTGGKILTLASELAPGQSITESFSSGARDLEKYPYLTLMVDWHDLVKESNEKNNYAAVAIKQKIFPELPKTPPADRADDSKPAAPTGEVLIDNVAAFQQGNQMIITYDLVNSTPIRNAKDMNGASISGARQHWIERLGSDSRIAKIPGNIARDGRRYAASGYTEHVRPGAVRSLQHRQWIEGYPSGTYRFTVQWRQKGLPDKEAHVDFTIP